Proteins encoded together in one Rossellomorea sp. y25 window:
- a CDS encoding glycerol-3-phosphate responsive antiterminator — translation MSFEGQKILPAIRSMKDFDKMLETSFQYGVFLDLHVGMLKSVFDYARKEKRKMFLHLDLIHGLSSDEYATEYVCQEIKPYGIISTKGNVIKKARQKGVYATQRMFVIDSSAMNRSIELIHKTDPDFIEVLPGVVPKIIKEIGDKTGKPIFAGGLIDTVEEVEAALEAGANAITTSDRALWKHFDSK, via the coding sequence GTGAGTTTTGAAGGTCAAAAGATATTACCTGCCATCCGGTCCATGAAGGATTTTGATAAAATGCTTGAAACCTCTTTCCAGTACGGTGTGTTCCTCGATCTCCATGTTGGAATGCTGAAAAGTGTATTCGATTACGCTCGAAAAGAAAAGCGGAAAATGTTCCTGCATTTAGACCTGATCCACGGACTATCCAGTGATGAATATGCGACTGAATATGTCTGTCAGGAAATCAAACCCTATGGCATTATATCCACTAAAGGAAATGTCATAAAAAAAGCACGGCAAAAAGGTGTTTATGCCACTCAACGAATGTTCGTGATTGATTCAAGTGCAATGAATCGAAGCATTGAACTTATACATAAGACAGATCCCGACTTTATTGAAGTGCTGCCTGGGGTGGTTCCAAAGATCATTAAGGAAATTGGGGACAAAACGGGTAAACCCATTTTTGCAGGAGGGCTAATTGATACGGTTGAAGAGGTGGAAGCTGCCCTCGAGGCTGGAGCCAATGCTATTACAACCTCTGATCGCGCTTTATGGAAACATTTTGATTCTAAATAA
- a CDS encoding NADH:flavin oxidoreductase, whose translation MSSLYNRLFSKGNLGASLTKNRFIVAPMTRVSADENGVANETMEKYYERFAKGGFGVIITEGIYTDKQYSQGYLNQPGIVDKEQTEAWRKIVKTVHNHGSLMIAQLMHAGGQSQGNAYQDTTKAPSDVAPKGDQLGFYGGSGSFPVPGEMTIEDIEAVKKSFVESALNAKEAGFEGVEIHGANGYLLDQFLTDYLNHREDEYGGSLEYRLRLLTEVIHEVRSAVGDNFVVGIRISQGKVADQSYKWPEGQAAAETIFTSLGKTELDYIHTTDGDGSEPSFGEDSMTLAEAATSFSQLPVIANGQLRDPSKAEVLLQKEQAEFISLGTSALANPDLPNKVEKGLDFEEFEFEKILLPQAYVKKHELEMNILE comes from the coding sequence ATGAGTTCATTATATAATCGACTATTTTCAAAAGGAAACCTCGGTGCCAGCTTGACAAAGAATCGGTTCATCGTTGCACCCATGACAAGGGTGAGTGCGGATGAAAATGGCGTGGCAAATGAAACGATGGAAAAGTATTATGAACGCTTCGCAAAAGGCGGTTTCGGAGTCATCATTACAGAAGGCATTTACACAGACAAACAATACAGCCAGGGATATTTAAACCAGCCTGGCATTGTAGATAAAGAGCAAACCGAAGCATGGAGAAAAATTGTAAAAACGGTTCATAATCATGGATCTTTGATGATTGCACAGCTTATGCATGCCGGGGGGCAAAGTCAAGGTAATGCTTATCAAGATACAACGAAGGCACCTTCTGACGTTGCCCCAAAGGGTGATCAGCTTGGATTTTATGGGGGATCCGGATCCTTCCCAGTGCCCGGGGAGATGACGATTGAAGATATAGAGGCTGTCAAGAAGTCTTTTGTAGAAAGTGCTCTGAATGCCAAGGAAGCAGGGTTTGAGGGTGTAGAAATTCACGGTGCTAATGGCTATTTACTGGATCAATTCTTGACTGATTATCTGAACCATAGAGAAGATGAATACGGAGGAAGCCTCGAGTATCGATTGCGTCTTTTGACCGAGGTGATCCATGAAGTTCGAAGTGCTGTGGGAGATAATTTTGTAGTAGGCATTCGAATCTCACAAGGTAAAGTGGCTGATCAAAGCTACAAGTGGCCAGAAGGTCAAGCCGCTGCAGAGACCATCTTTACATCTTTAGGAAAAACGGAACTAGATTACATTCATACGACAGATGGAGATGGTTCTGAACCTTCTTTCGGGGAAGATAGCATGACACTTGCCGAGGCTGCCACTTCTTTTAGTCAATTACCGGTAATAGCCAATGGTCAACTCCGTGATCCCTCTAAAGCAGAAGTACTTCTACAAAAAGAACAGGCAGAGTTTATCAGCTTAGGTACAAGTGCCCTTGCGAATCCGGATCTTCCGAATAAGGTTGAAAAAGGCTTGGATTTTGAGGAGTTCGAATTTGAAAAAATCTTGCTTCCTCAAGCATATGTGAAAAAACATGAGCTTGAGATGAACATTTTAGAATAA
- a CDS encoding glycerol-3-phosphate dehydrogenase/oxidase, protein MTFSSTARREVKETLASNHFDMIVIGGGITGAGIALDASKRGMKVALVEMQDFAAGTSSRSTKLVHGGLRYLKQFEVKMVAEVGKEREIVYENGPHVTTPEWMLLPLHKGGTFGKFSTSIGLKVYDYLAGVKRSERRSMLSVSETLTKEPLVKKEGLKGGGYYVEYRTDDARLTIEVMKEAVAHGATVINYMKSQRFLYENKQVVGIEAEDLLTGDSLEIRGSKFVNAAGPWVDDVRGKDYSTNNKQLRLTKGVHLVIDQSKFPLQQAVYFDTPDKRMVFAIPRDGKAYVGTTDTFFDQEKSSPHMTSEDRDYILDAIHFMFPDVSVSKEDVESSWAGVRPLIFEKGKDPSEISRKDEIWEAESGLITIAGGKLTGYRKMGETVVDLVSKRLKEENKKKFPASSTKYMPISGGHVGGSKNFQAYIDQKAAEAVQFGLTEEDGRKLAAMYGSNVDQLYKLAHAYSGTMGDRSVPPYLYAQLIYAIQEEMAATPVDFFIRRTGALFFDREWVEKWKEPVIEVMAKLLKWNAEQKKHYSLDLDNELKNAVVPVDLQS, encoded by the coding sequence ATGACATTTTCAAGTACTGCAAGAAGAGAAGTGAAAGAAACATTAGCCTCAAACCACTTTGATATGATTGTGATCGGAGGGGGAATCACTGGCGCAGGGATCGCCCTCGATGCTTCGAAACGTGGAATGAAGGTGGCATTGGTCGAAATGCAGGATTTCGCAGCCGGGACTTCCAGTCGTTCCACAAAGCTCGTTCATGGCGGATTACGTTACTTAAAGCAATTCGAAGTGAAAATGGTCGCGGAAGTGGGAAAAGAACGTGAAATCGTTTATGAAAATGGACCTCATGTTACGACTCCCGAATGGATGCTTCTACCCCTCCATAAAGGGGGCACATTCGGTAAATTCAGCACATCGATTGGATTAAAGGTGTATGACTATCTTGCTGGAGTAAAGAGAAGTGAACGACGCTCCATGCTTTCTGTATCAGAAACATTGACGAAAGAACCTCTGGTCAAGAAAGAAGGCCTTAAAGGGGGAGGTTACTACGTTGAATATCGGACAGACGATGCCCGTTTAACGATAGAAGTCATGAAAGAAGCGGTTGCACACGGTGCCACTGTCATAAACTATATGAAATCTCAACGATTCCTCTATGAAAATAAGCAAGTAGTCGGAATTGAAGCTGAAGACCTGTTGACGGGGGATTCGTTAGAAATCCGCGGTTCAAAATTCGTCAACGCCGCAGGTCCTTGGGTAGATGATGTACGCGGAAAGGATTACAGTACGAATAATAAACAGCTTCGCTTAACAAAGGGCGTTCATCTTGTCATTGATCAAAGCAAATTCCCACTCCAGCAGGCGGTTTATTTTGATACTCCTGATAAAAGAATGGTATTTGCGATTCCTCGAGATGGCAAAGCTTATGTCGGGACAACCGATACTTTTTTTGATCAGGAAAAATCATCTCCTCATATGACATCGGAGGACAGGGATTATATCTTGGATGCGATCCATTTTATGTTTCCCGATGTCTCCGTGAGTAAAGAGGACGTGGAATCGAGCTGGGCGGGTGTTCGTCCATTAATTTTTGAAAAAGGGAAGGACCCTTCTGAAATTTCACGAAAAGATGAAATTTGGGAAGCGGAAAGTGGATTGATCACCATTGCCGGCGGAAAGCTTACTGGTTACCGTAAAATGGGGGAAACAGTGGTTGATCTTGTATCAAAACGATTAAAAGAAGAAAACAAGAAGAAGTTCCCCGCTTCTTCCACAAAGTATATGCCGATCTCTGGAGGTCATGTAGGCGGATCGAAAAACTTCCAAGCGTATATTGATCAGAAAGCAGCCGAGGCAGTTCAATTTGGATTAACAGAGGAAGATGGAAGAAAGCTAGCAGCCATGTACGGTTCAAACGTGGATCAGCTCTATAAACTTGCACACGCTTATAGTGGAACAATGGGTGATAGGTCCGTCCCTCCTTACTTGTATGCACAACTGATCTATGCAATTCAGGAAGAGATGGCCGCTACCCCTGTTGATTTCTTCATTAGACGAACAGGAGCTTTATTCTTCGATCGTGAATGGGTGGAGAAGTGGAAGGAACCTGTCATCGAGGTGATGGCGAAGCTTCTTAAGTGGAATGCTGAGCAGAAAAAACACTATTCTCTTGACCTGGACAATGAACTGAAGAATGCAGTAGTACCAGTTGACCTTCAGTCATAA
- the glpK gene encoding glycerol kinase GlpK, with product MEKYILSLDQGTTSSRAILFNKKGEVAHTAQKEFTQHFPKPGWVEHSANEIWGSILAVIASVLSESSIKPDQIEGIGITNQRETTVVWDKETGDPVYNAIVWQSRQTAGICDELKAQGLNDTFRNKTGLLIDAYFSGTKIKWILDNVEGAREKAEKGQLLFGTIDTWLIWKMSGGKAHVTDYSNASRTLMYNIYDLKWDQELLDILGVPKSMLPEVRPSSEVYAKTVPYHFFGKEIPIAGAAGDQQAAMFGQACYEEGMAKNTYGTGCFMLMNTGEKAVKSDNGLLTTLAWGIDGKVEYALEGSIFVAGSAIQWLRDGLRMLKDAKDSQAYAEKVDSTDGVYVVPAFVGLGTPYWDSDVRGAVFGLTRGTSKEHFVRATLESLAYQTKDVLTAMEADSGISLKKLRVDGGAVKNDFLMQFQSDILSVPVERPVVNETTALGAAYLAGLAVGFWDNRDEISKQWNKDKQFEPQMPVEIQGELYNGWKKAVKATMAFK from the coding sequence ATGGAAAAATACATTTTATCATTGGATCAGGGAACGACAAGCTCAAGAGCGATACTATTTAATAAAAAAGGCGAAGTCGCCCATACTGCACAAAAAGAATTTACTCAGCATTTTCCAAAGCCGGGTTGGGTTGAACATAGTGCGAACGAAATTTGGGGATCCATTTTAGCCGTCATTGCAAGCGTTTTATCTGAATCAAGTATTAAACCAGATCAGATCGAAGGAATCGGGATTACCAATCAACGTGAAACAACGGTGGTTTGGGACAAAGAAACGGGGGACCCGGTTTACAATGCAATCGTGTGGCAATCTCGACAAACAGCCGGTATTTGTGATGAGTTAAAAGCACAGGGGCTTAATGATACATTTCGAAATAAGACAGGCCTACTGATTGATGCCTACTTCTCAGGTACGAAGATTAAATGGATCCTTGATAATGTAGAAGGAGCAAGGGAAAAAGCGGAGAAAGGGCAGCTTCTATTTGGGACGATCGACACATGGTTGATCTGGAAAATGTCTGGTGGAAAAGCCCACGTAACGGATTATTCGAACGCTTCCCGTACACTTATGTATAACATTTATGACCTGAAATGGGATCAGGAACTACTCGATATTTTAGGCGTTCCAAAGAGTATGCTGCCTGAGGTCCGTCCCTCATCAGAAGTTTATGCCAAAACGGTACCTTATCATTTCTTCGGCAAGGAGATTCCGATTGCAGGTGCAGCCGGGGATCAGCAAGCCGCAATGTTCGGGCAGGCGTGCTATGAGGAAGGTATGGCAAAGAATACGTATGGGACTGGCTGCTTTATGCTTATGAACACAGGTGAAAAAGCCGTAAAGTCTGATAATGGTTTACTCACAACCTTGGCATGGGGAATTGATGGAAAAGTAGAGTATGCATTGGAAGGAAGTATTTTCGTAGCTGGTTCTGCGATTCAGTGGCTTCGAGATGGCCTTCGTATGCTGAAGGACGCGAAGGACAGTCAGGCGTATGCAGAAAAGGTAGACTCTACAGACGGCGTCTACGTTGTTCCTGCCTTTGTAGGATTAGGAACTCCTTATTGGGACAGTGATGTTCGCGGAGCCGTGTTCGGTTTAACAAGAGGAACATCTAAGGAGCATTTTGTAAGAGCCACCCTGGAATCCCTTGCCTATCAAACGAAAGATGTACTGACAGCGATGGAAGCGGACTCTGGAATCTCCCTCAAGAAACTGAGAGTCGATGGCGGTGCTGTTAAAAATGACTTTTTAATGCAATTCCAAAGTGATATCTTGTCTGTTCCTGTTGAGCGACCGGTTGTAAATGAAACAACTGCATTAGGTGCCGCATATTTAGCGGGATTAGCCGTAGGATTCTGGGATAACCGGGATGAAATATCGAAGCAGTGGAATAAAGACAAGCAATTTGAACCTCAAATGCCCGTTGAAATACAAGGAGAACTATATAACGGATGGAAAAAAGCTGTTAAAGCAACTATGGCTTTTAAATAA
- a CDS encoding MIP/aquaporin family protein has translation MTAFLGEVVGTALLIIFGAGVCANVNLKKSFAYNAGWIVITFGWGLGVAMSVYAVGKFSGAHLNPAVTLGLAFNGDFPWSDVPQYIIAQMIGAIIGATITFLHFLPHWHATKDPGVKLGVFATGPAIPHYFSNLLSEIIGTFVLVVGLLSIGANTFTDGLNPFIVGFLIIAIGISLGGTTGYAINPARDLGPRIAHFLLPIPGKGPSNWGYSWIPVVGPVLGGSFGGVFYKAIFIGQVTPSFWVVLVVTLAVLGLAYVSDRKISLAQKVHQLSTDN, from the coding sequence ATGACTGCATTTTTAGGAGAAGTGGTCGGAACAGCTTTACTCATCATTTTCGGTGCAGGAGTTTGTGCAAATGTGAATCTTAAGAAATCATTTGCTTATAACGCCGGCTGGATAGTGATCACATTCGGTTGGGGATTGGGTGTCGCCATGAGTGTATATGCTGTTGGAAAGTTTAGCGGGGCCCATTTAAATCCAGCTGTTACGCTTGGACTAGCGTTTAATGGAGATTTCCCTTGGAGTGATGTTCCTCAGTACATCATAGCCCAAATGATTGGAGCGATCATTGGAGCAACGATCACATTCTTACACTTCTTGCCCCACTGGCATGCAACGAAAGATCCAGGTGTGAAATTAGGTGTATTTGCTACAGGACCGGCGATTCCACACTATTTTTCGAATTTATTAAGTGAAATCATTGGAACTTTTGTATTAGTAGTAGGATTATTATCAATAGGAGCGAATACATTTACAGATGGTCTGAATCCATTTATCGTTGGTTTCTTAATTATTGCGATCGGGATATCACTGGGTGGAACAACAGGTTATGCCATTAATCCTGCCCGTGATTTGGGGCCTCGTATTGCTCATTTCTTGCTGCCGATCCCAGGTAAGGGCCCATCTAATTGGGGATATTCCTGGATTCCTGTAGTAGGTCCTGTTTTGGGAGGATCGTTTGGAGGCGTATTTTATAAAGCGATTTTCATTGGACAAGTTACACCAAGTTTTTGGGTAGTCCTAGTTGTTACACTGGCAGTACTCGGGCTTGCTTATGTCAGTGACAGAAAGATCAGCTTAGCACAAAAAGTACATCAGCTATCAACAGATAATTAA